In Bdellovibrio sp. GT3, one genomic interval encodes:
- a CDS encoding DUF883 family protein has translation MAETPRELMNDLKSTGRQAVDTGKNLYGEAKSELKSQMSDRRAEMKREWTDRYETIKHRAQDAYESSEDFVKDHPLATVLGACAVGFVAGMIARRRRQ, from the coding sequence ATGGCTGAAACACCAAGAGAACTTATGAACGATCTTAAATCCACAGGCAGACAAGCCGTCGATACAGGTAAAAATCTGTATGGCGAAGCGAAATCTGAACTCAAATCTCAAATGTCAGACAGACGTGCTGAGATGAAACGCGAATGGACTGATCGTTATGAGACCATCAAACATCGCGCACAGGATGCTTACGAGTCATCAGAAGACTTCGTTAAGGATCATCCACTTGCGACTGTCTTGGGCGCATGCGCTGTGGGATTTGTCGCGGGAATGATTGCCCGTCGACGCCGTCAATAA
- a CDS encoding acetyl-CoA hydrolase/transferase C-terminal domain-containing protein, with amino-acid sequence MNIFKSHQAAEEYIVSSFGNELRFAIPLGLGKPNQLVNAVYERVKRDSSLSLTLFTALSLDIPQPKTDLEKRFTGDFFSRHFGDDYPRLGYLKDLKDKKVPSNIQIHEFYFQAGSMLANSVAQQNYISLNYTHVAQSILDMKLDGVMQLIAKSSDGRYSLSCNPDLTLDVVELYKNKNRPFKVIGVVHPDLPFLGGDAEVGAEFFDVIVDSNEVRHQLFATPKNSIDETEHLIGLHASRLIKDDGTLQIGIGSLSDSLTAATLVRHRDNAVYKKILKSLDMSFIKLPEAELYDDSFQTGIYGTSEMIMDGFMHLRTAGILKREIHDHDENERRYLHGAFFLGSKSFYEWLRGLSADDFKGLSMTRVSKVNDLYDPHEMALRRQRKNARFFNSCMQVGLLGGAASETLQNGNVVSGVGGQFNFVAMSHELPDSYSVLMMKSTREKAGKRESNIVWSPEQLTIPRHLRDVVITEYGIAFLKGQSDSECIKRLLMITDSQFQDELLETARKNGKVDPQWNIPEMARANTPHKIREFLKEQAPEFVFKKFPFGSDFTAAEEKLQAALLNLKDKTRLQLIKTLALGFFAQKSAYINELERMKLLSPQSFSEFIYQRILVGSLKELAHQSLLQ; translated from the coding sequence ATGAATATATTCAAGTCCCATCAGGCTGCCGAAGAATACATTGTTTCAAGTTTCGGGAATGAACTGCGGTTTGCCATTCCCTTGGGGCTGGGTAAACCTAATCAGCTGGTAAATGCCGTGTACGAAAGAGTTAAAAGGGATTCGTCCCTGTCTTTGACACTTTTTACGGCATTGTCGCTGGATATTCCGCAACCCAAAACAGACCTGGAAAAGCGTTTTACAGGTGATTTCTTTTCCCGGCATTTTGGCGATGATTATCCCAGACTGGGCTACCTGAAAGATCTCAAGGATAAAAAAGTTCCTTCAAATATTCAGATTCATGAATTCTATTTTCAGGCCGGTTCAATGCTGGCAAATTCTGTTGCTCAACAAAACTATATCAGCCTGAATTATACTCACGTCGCGCAAAGTATCCTGGATATGAAACTGGACGGAGTCATGCAGCTGATCGCGAAGTCTTCTGACGGTCGCTACAGTCTTAGCTGCAATCCGGATCTGACCCTTGATGTGGTGGAGTTGTATAAAAACAAAAATAGACCATTTAAGGTCATTGGCGTGGTCCATCCCGATCTTCCTTTTCTTGGGGGAGACGCCGAAGTAGGCGCCGAATTCTTTGATGTCATTGTCGATTCAAATGAAGTGCGACACCAACTTTTTGCGACGCCTAAAAATAGCATCGACGAAACTGAACATTTGATCGGGCTCCACGCCAGTCGCTTGATTAAAGATGACGGAACTCTTCAGATTGGTATTGGTTCTTTGTCAGATTCTTTGACGGCGGCGACCTTGGTGAGACATCGGGATAATGCTGTCTATAAAAAGATTCTAAAGTCCTTGGATATGTCGTTCATCAAGTTGCCCGAGGCGGAGCTTTACGACGACTCATTTCAAACCGGAATTTATGGGACCAGTGAGATGATCATGGATGGTTTCATGCATTTGCGTACAGCGGGAATTTTAAAACGTGAAATTCATGATCACGACGAGAATGAGCGACGCTATCTGCATGGAGCGTTTTTCCTGGGCTCCAAATCATTTTATGAGTGGTTACGGGGGCTTTCAGCAGACGATTTCAAGGGATTATCCATGACCCGGGTGTCGAAGGTGAATGACCTGTATGATCCCCATGAGATGGCGCTGCGCCGGCAACGCAAAAACGCACGGTTCTTTAATTCCTGTATGCAGGTGGGATTGCTGGGCGGTGCAGCCTCGGAGACCTTGCAGAATGGGAACGTGGTGAGCGGAGTTGGGGGGCAATTCAATTTTGTGGCGATGTCACATGAATTGCCGGATTCATATTCAGTTCTGATGATGAAAAGCACGCGTGAAAAAGCGGGTAAAAGAGAATCTAACATCGTGTGGAGTCCGGAACAGTTGACGATTCCCCGGCATTTGCGTGATGTCGTGATCACGGAGTATGGGATCGCGTTTTTAAAGGGACAGAGTGATTCCGAGTGCATTAAAAGACTTCTGATGATCACAGATTCGCAGTTCCAGGATGAGTTATTGGAAACAGCCCGTAAGAATGGGAAAGTCGATCCGCAATGGAACATCCCGGAGATGGCTCGTGCAAACACACCTCACAAGATTCGCGAGTTTTTAAAAGAACAGGCACCGGAGTTTGTGTTTAAGAAATTTCCATTCGGAAGTGATTTTACAGCAGCAGAAGAAAAGCTGCAGGCGGCATTGCTAAATCTGAAGGACAAAACCCGTTTGCAACTGATCAAGACCCTTGCACTGGGATTCTTTGCGCAGAAATCAGCTTATATAAATGAACTGGAGCGTATGAAGTTATTGTCGCCCCAGTCATTCAGTGAATTTATTTATCAACGAATTCTGGTGGGCTCTCTTAAGGAGCTTGCTCATCAGAGTCTTCTTCAATAG